A single region of the Pseudalkalibacillus berkeleyi genome encodes:
- a CDS encoding YtrH family sporulation protein encodes MVVRDFVSTNIIYFFVAFGIIIGGCLIGAIGMMFVGRPPFQSMILLSKSLKIWAIVAAIGGTFDTIDKFESSLFSGSILEVINQCIYIIAALIGANTGEAVIRWMTQGVE; translated from the coding sequence ATGGTCGTCCGTGACTTCGTTTCAACGAACATCATTTATTTCTTCGTTGCATTTGGAATTATTATTGGCGGATGTTTGATTGGTGCTATTGGCATGATGTTTGTTGGTAGACCACCGTTTCAATCAATGATTTTACTGTCAAAAAGTTTAAAGATCTGGGCTATCGTAGCTGCAATCGGTGGGACGTTTGATACAATCGATAAGTTTGAAAGCAGTCTGTTCAGTGGATCAATCCTTGAAGTCATCAACCAGTGTATCTATATCATTGCGGCATTGATTGGCGCAAATACAGGGGAAGCAGTAATCCGCTGGATGACACAAGGTGTTGAATAA
- the ytrI gene encoding sporulation membrane protein YtrI: MRIPPLHRRKGYQRFFAGIIIGIIIGWFFFLISFGGLQDQYLTEIKKRDAEIKDLNDQFEHFREDYEKKNKDIEKSLRIQEIKLIFLNREKVKIKGLMFHDLEKAVKTEMNDVLTKDIESVSEHTDLIIKSLENKNFLIGDQTFKVKVYQMHLYTTLRLYLNIERGN; this comes from the coding sequence ATGCGAATCCCTCCACTTCACCGTAGAAAAGGGTACCAACGTTTTTTTGCAGGAATCATTATTGGGATCATAATTGGGTGGTTCTTTTTCCTGATTAGTTTTGGAGGACTTCAAGACCAGTATTTAACTGAGATAAAGAAAAGAGACGCCGAAATAAAGGATTTAAATGACCAGTTTGAACACTTTAGAGAAGATTATGAAAAGAAAAATAAAGATATTGAGAAAAGTTTAAGGATACAGGAAATTAAACTCATATTCCTAAACCGTGAAAAAGTTAAGATCAAAGGATTGATGTTTCATGACTTAGAAAAAGCAGTCAAAACAGAAATGAATGATGTCCTTACAAAAGATATTGAATCAGTCTCCGAACATACGGATTTAATTATTAAATCACTTGAAAACAAAAACTTTTTAATTGGTGATCAAACATTTAAAGTGAAAGTCTATCAAATGCATCTTTATACAACGTTACGATTATATTTAAATATAGAAAGAGGAAATTAA
- a CDS encoding DHH family phosphoesterase, producing MKEQIINKIKDYNKIIIHRHVRPDPDALGSQGGLSEILKATFPDKSIYVVGEEEPSLTFMKQMDTISDDVFKGALVIICDTANQARISDERFSKGDYIIKIDHHPNEDQYGNLIWVDTDASSVSEMIYEFYLYGREHHGFKLTDKGAELLYTGIVGDTGRFLFPNATEKTMKFAGELRNYDFDLTAVYNEMYKVSLNLARLNGYVLSHFQYIEPGVGYIYLTQEVMEQFNTTASESSLLVNTFSNVEGLKTWVFFVEEPDQIRVRLRSKGPVVNTIAAKYNGGGHPMASGATVHTIKETEQIIQDLVSACTDSK from the coding sequence ATGAAAGAACAAATTATCAACAAAATAAAAGACTATAATAAAATCATCATACATCGCCATGTTCGTCCAGATCCAGATGCATTAGGATCTCAAGGTGGTCTGTCAGAAATATTGAAAGCAACATTCCCTGACAAATCAATCTATGTCGTTGGTGAAGAAGAACCATCATTAACATTTATGAAACAAATGGATACGATTTCGGATGATGTGTTTAAAGGTGCTCTTGTGATCATTTGCGATACAGCAAACCAAGCGCGGATTAGTGATGAACGATTTTCTAAAGGGGATTATATCATTAAAATTGATCATCATCCTAATGAAGATCAATACGGTAATTTAATTTGGGTAGATACTGATGCGAGTAGCGTAAGTGAAATGATTTATGAATTCTATCTTTACGGGCGTGAACATCATGGTTTCAAGCTAACCGATAAAGGTGCAGAATTACTCTATACGGGAATTGTTGGAGATACAGGACGGTTCCTTTTCCCTAATGCAACAGAAAAGACGATGAAGTTTGCAGGTGAACTAAGGAATTATGATTTCGATTTAACGGCAGTGTACAACGAAATGTACAAGGTTTCGCTAAACTTAGCACGGCTGAATGGATATGTACTGTCGCATTTTCAATACATTGAACCAGGAGTGGGGTACATTTATTTAACGCAAGAAGTAATGGAGCAATTCAATACAACAGCTAGCGAATCCTCACTACTCGTCAATACATTTTCAAATGTTGAAGGCTTAAAGACATGGGTCTTTTTCGTTGAGGAACCTGATCAAATTCGGGTGAGACTTCGTTCTAAAGGGCCGGTTGTCAACACGATAGCAGCGAAGTATAACGGTGGAGGACATCCGATGGCTTCAGGCGCAACTGTTCATACGATTAAAGAAACAGAACAAATCATTCAAGATCTTGTTAGCGCTTGTACTGATTCAAAATAA
- a CDS encoding YtpI family protein produces MPAFIIIIVIALSLYIFYKIKEFRVKAPYEKRWTKSKANISLGVFISTFGLNRLVINESTYDLIIGGVFLVLGLVNIFLGYKAYKHFLPYAIQESEQTKS; encoded by the coding sequence ATGCCTGCATTTATTATTATCATTGTAATCGCATTAAGTCTTTATATATTTTATAAAATTAAGGAATTTCGTGTGAAAGCGCCTTATGAAAAAAGATGGACCAAATCGAAAGCAAATATATCACTCGGAGTTTTCATTTCAACATTTGGCTTGAACCGATTAGTGATTAACGAGTCTACGTACGACCTGATCATCGGAGGCGTATTCCTCGTATTAGGTTTAGTAAACATCTTTCTTGGATACAAAGCATACAAGCATTTTCTTCCATATGCGATCCAAGAAAGTGAACAGACAAAATCATAG
- a CDS encoding CBS domain-containing protein has protein sequence MATKHEQILDYIETLDIGSKISVRQIAKALSVSEGTAYRAIKDAENQGTVSTIERVGTIRIEKKRKENIEKLTFAEVVNVVDGQVLGGRQGLHKTLNKFVIGAMKLEAMMRYVDPDSLLIVGNRTKAHALGLKAGAAVLVTGGFDTDESVKKLADELELPVISTSYDTFTVAAMINRAIYDQLIKKEIVLVSDITTQLEQTNYLLKKDTVKTWYELNERTGHSRYPVVDQSMRVVGVVTAKDIIGSDYDLQIEKVMTKNPISVKGTTSVANAAHMMIWEGIELLPVIDAQQTLHGIISRQDVLKALQMIQKQPQVGETFDDLITSHIHDVDEDPEETYSCEVTPQMTSYLGTLSYGVMTTLVSEVGSKALRKQKKGDLVVENITLYFLKPVQIDSTITIRPKILELSRRYGKVDVEIYHEGNVVGKALMMAQLIDRHM, from the coding sequence ATGGCAACGAAACATGAACAAATCCTAGACTATATCGAAACATTAGATATCGGAAGTAAAATTTCAGTCAGACAAATAGCTAAAGCGCTTTCTGTTAGTGAGGGTACTGCTTACCGTGCGATAAAAGACGCTGAGAACCAAGGGACAGTCAGTACGATTGAACGTGTAGGAACAATCCGCATTGAGAAGAAGCGAAAAGAAAACATAGAAAAATTGACGTTTGCAGAGGTCGTAAATGTTGTTGATGGACAAGTATTAGGTGGACGTCAAGGATTACATAAAACACTTAATAAATTCGTCATAGGAGCCATGAAACTAGAAGCAATGATGCGATATGTGGATCCGGATAGTCTATTGATTGTCGGTAATAGAACGAAAGCACATGCGCTTGGCTTAAAGGCTGGTGCTGCTGTATTAGTTACAGGTGGATTCGACACAGATGAATCTGTAAAAAAACTAGCAGATGAACTAGAATTACCTGTCATTTCAACTAGCTATGATACGTTCACAGTTGCAGCGATGATCAATCGTGCGATATATGACCAATTGATTAAGAAAGAAATTGTGCTCGTTAGTGACATTACAACACAGCTTGAACAAACCAATTATTTATTGAAGAAGGATACAGTGAAAACGTGGTATGAGCTTAATGAACGTACTGGCCATAGCCGTTATCCAGTAGTGGATCAGAGCATGAGAGTTGTCGGAGTGGTGACAGCAAAGGATATCATCGGTAGCGATTATGATTTGCAGATTGAGAAAGTGATGACGAAAAATCCAATTTCCGTAAAAGGGACAACCTCTGTAGCAAATGCAGCCCATATGATGATTTGGGAAGGAATTGAATTACTTCCTGTCATTGATGCTCAGCAAACACTTCATGGGATTATCAGTAGACAAGATGTTTTGAAGGCACTACAAATGATTCAGAAGCAACCACAAGTTGGTGAAACGTTTGATGATCTGATTACGAGTCATATACATGACGTAGACGAAGATCCAGAAGAAACCTACTCATGTGAAGTAACGCCGCAGATGACAAGCTACCTAGGTACGCTTTCGTATGGAGTTATGACTACGCTCGTTTCCGAAGTCGGTAGTAAAGCCCTTCGTAAACAGAAAAAGGGCGATCTCGTTGTAGAAAACATTACGTTGTACTTCTTAAAGCCTGTTCAGATTGATAGTACCATTACGATCCGTCCGAAAATTTTGGAGCTAAGCAGGCGATATGGGAAAGTAGACGTAGAGATTTATCATGAAGGAAATGTCGTAGGCAAAGCGCTTATGATGGCTCAACTCATCGATCGACATATGTAA
- a CDS encoding metal-dependent hydrolase, which produces MKVTYYGHSVVAIETNGKTIWIDPFISGNGQCHISADDVKADVILLTHGHNDHVGDTVDIAKRNNSLVVAPFELANYLATKGIETHPMHIGGAYHFDFGKVKLTQAFHGSSYAEEDGSVVYTGMPAGILFTAEDKTVYHAGDTALFSDMKLIGEQNYIDMAFLPIGDNFTMGPEDASIAASWLKANTVVPIHYNTFPVIEQDPEAFVNDLEGKKGRVLKSGESVEL; this is translated from the coding sequence ATGAAAGTAACTTATTATGGACATTCTGTAGTCGCAATCGAAACGAATGGTAAAACAATTTGGATTGACCCGTTCATTTCAGGGAATGGGCAGTGTCACATTTCCGCGGATGATGTAAAGGCTGATGTTATCTTACTTACACATGGGCATAATGATCATGTTGGAGACACAGTTGACATCGCGAAAAGGAATAACTCTCTAGTTGTAGCCCCGTTTGAATTAGCAAACTATCTTGCTACAAAGGGAATTGAAACACATCCTATGCATATTGGTGGTGCTTATCACTTTGATTTCGGAAAAGTGAAACTCACACAAGCCTTTCACGGATCTAGCTATGCAGAAGAGGACGGCTCAGTTGTTTATACGGGTATGCCTGCAGGAATTCTTTTCACTGCAGAAGATAAAACAGTCTATCATGCGGGTGACACAGCCCTGTTTTCAGATATGAAGCTCATTGGTGAGCAAAACTATATTGATATGGCATTCCTACCGATCGGAGATAATTTTACAATGGGACCAGAGGATGCCTCGATAGCAGCTAGTTGGTTGAAGGCGAATACAGTTGTTCCAATACATTACAACACATTCCCAGTGATTGAACAGGATCCAGAAGCATTTGTAAACGACCTAGAGGGCAAGAAAGGACGCGTCCTCAAGTCTGGTGAATCTGTAGAATTATAA
- the ald gene encoding alanine dehydrogenase, whose protein sequence is MRIGVPREIKNNENRVAMTPAGVVNLMTSGHEVFIETGAGLGSGFTNEQYEEAGAVIVDTAAEAWSMDMVMKVKEPLDTEYQYFREGLILFTYLHLAAEPELTKALIDNKVVGIAYETVQLPNRSLPLLTPMSEVAGRMATQIGASFLEKPHGGMGILLGGVPGVKRGKVTVIGGGVAGTNAAKIAVGLGASVTVIDLNPERLRQLDDIFGSDINTLMSNPLNIAESVIDSDLVIGAVLIPGAKAPKLVTEEMIQEMRKGAVLVDVAIDQGGIFETTDRITTHDNPTYDKHGVVHYAVANMPGAVPRTSTIALTNVTVPYALQIANKGYVKACQDNEALLKGINTLNGFVTYEAVSQSHDLEYKDIRKMLS, encoded by the coding sequence ATGCGTATTGGTGTACCAAGAGAAATAAAAAATAACGAAAATCGTGTCGCAATGACTCCGGCGGGGGTTGTAAATCTAATGACTTCAGGTCATGAGGTCTTTATTGAAACAGGTGCTGGACTTGGATCTGGATTTACGAATGAACAATACGAAGAAGCTGGAGCGGTAATCGTAGATACAGCTGCAGAAGCTTGGAGTATGGACATGGTCATGAAGGTTAAAGAACCTTTAGACACAGAGTACCAATACTTCCGTGAAGGACTTATATTATTTACATATTTACACTTAGCTGCTGAGCCGGAATTGACGAAAGCACTCATTGATAACAAGGTTGTCGGTATTGCTTACGAAACTGTACAACTTCCGAACAGAAGCCTTCCACTACTCACACCAATGAGTGAAGTTGCAGGACGTATGGCGACTCAAATTGGTGCATCATTCCTTGAAAAACCTCATGGTGGAATGGGTATTCTCCTTGGAGGCGTACCAGGTGTGAAACGTGGTAAAGTAACCGTCATTGGTGGTGGAGTTGCAGGTACAAACGCTGCAAAAATTGCAGTTGGACTAGGTGCGAGTGTTACGGTCATCGATTTGAATCCAGAACGCTTACGTCAGCTTGACGATATTTTCGGATCAGATATTAATACATTGATGTCCAATCCACTAAACATTGCAGAATCAGTGATCGATTCGGATCTTGTCATCGGGGCTGTACTAATCCCAGGAGCAAAAGCGCCAAAGCTTGTAACCGAAGAAATGATTCAAGAGATGAGAAAAGGTGCGGTATTAGTAGACGTTGCGATCGACCAAGGTGGTATTTTCGAAACAACTGATCGTATTACAACGCATGATAACCCTACTTACGATAAACACGGTGTTGTCCACTACGCAGTTGCGAACATGCCAGGGGCAGTACCACGTACATCAACAATTGCTTTGACGAACGTTACGGTACCATATGCATTGCAAATTGCTAACAAAGGGTATGTAAAGGCTTGTCAAGATAATGAAGCACTTCTTAAAGGTATTAATACTTTGAATGGATTTGTTACGTATGAAGCTGTTTCTCAATCACACGACCTTGAATATAAAGACATTCGCAAGATGCTTTCATAA
- a CDS encoding Na+/H+ antiporter NhaC family protein: MQLETIHFSLKELISLIIITVSGLLMAVAFQFQLLIGFMPGFIFLIYQLLKKGISFKSIRLTGYKGIYRNREIIWLLSLIGILLPSWAIIGTVPNMVSFILSVINPEHFLVSSFLMTMVISMTLGTSVGSLSVIGLPLMGTAQALGVPLEWTAGALISGAFVGDRSSPLSSAFQLLATSLEIQTKKQFNAIMPTALLTICVSSFLFILLDRSLTLDAYKQPVISMGEMMSDWIVFLPVILLIAGVIVGVRIRYSFFISIGAAFAIVLIKGISVLKWGQVVLNGIDGIGGLMTMIPFIIFISVVGIYSEMLERYQIVQPYINKLLTNDHSLTVNSVQGVTLALFVSLISPNQSFPIILNGRMLLPHWTKHFNSKELARVVSDSTMVYAGLVPWSLLAVLCSTIVGVSVIHYVFFAFFLWLSPLITILYSIIREKRWSIAHEM, encoded by the coding sequence ATGCAACTAGAAACGATCCACTTCTCTTTAAAGGAACTCATTTCACTCATTATCATAACCGTCTCAGGATTGTTGATGGCCGTAGCTTTCCAGTTTCAGCTTTTGATCGGTTTCATGCCAGGATTCATTTTTTTGATTTATCAACTTTTGAAAAAAGGTATTTCATTCAAAAGCATACGGCTAACAGGCTATAAAGGTATATACAGGAATCGTGAGATCATTTGGTTGTTATCATTAATTGGTATTTTGCTCCCTTCATGGGCAATCATTGGAACAGTCCCGAACATGGTATCATTTATCTTATCGGTTATTAATCCAGAGCATTTTCTTGTTTCATCTTTCCTTATGACCATGGTGATCTCTATGACATTAGGAACTTCAGTCGGAAGCTTAAGCGTCATCGGTTTACCATTAATGGGTACAGCCCAAGCATTAGGTGTTCCTTTGGAATGGACAGCTGGTGCACTAATATCAGGGGCGTTTGTTGGTGATCGTTCTTCTCCATTATCAAGTGCCTTCCAGTTACTTGCGACATCACTTGAGATTCAGACTAAAAAGCAATTTAATGCCATTATGCCTACTGCACTGTTAACAATCTGTGTAAGTAGCTTCCTGTTTATTTTGCTTGATCGTTCATTGACGCTAGATGCGTATAAACAGCCTGTCATCTCAATGGGCGAAATGATGTCAGACTGGATTGTGTTTTTACCCGTTATACTATTAATCGCTGGCGTAATCGTCGGAGTCCGAATCAGATATAGCTTTTTCATAAGTATAGGTGCGGCTTTTGCCATTGTTTTGATAAAAGGTATCTCAGTACTGAAATGGGGACAAGTTGTTCTCAATGGTATTGATGGCATCGGCGGATTAATGACGATGATACCGTTTATTATATTTATCAGTGTTGTAGGCATTTACAGCGAAATGTTAGAGCGTTATCAAATTGTTCAGCCGTACATTAATAAGCTACTTACGAATGACCATTCACTAACTGTCAATTCTGTTCAGGGAGTAACGCTTGCTTTGTTCGTCTCACTCATTTCACCAAACCAGTCTTTTCCTATCATATTAAATGGAAGAATGCTCTTGCCACATTGGACAAAGCACTTTAATTCTAAAGAGTTGGCGAGAGTCGTGAGTGACTCAACAATGGTTTATGCAGGATTAGTACCCTGGAGTCTCCTTGCTGTATTATGTAGTACAATTGTTGGTGTTTCGGTCATCCATTATGTCTTTTTCGCATTTTTCCTATGGTTGTCTCCACTTATAACGATTTTGTATTCAATCATACGTGAAAAAAGATGGAGTATCGCACATGAGATGTAA
- a CDS encoding MogA/MoaB family molybdenum cofactor biosynthesis protein: MSVAEHKRNAPDHVSVMVITISDTRTEETDKSGKLIIGALEENNHKVSSYRIVKDEADLIQQAVKTGASDRTIDAIILNGGTGIAKRDVTIEAISELLHKEIPGFGEIFRMLSYTEDIGSAAILSRALAGIYEDTAIFSIPGSSGAVKLAMSKLIIPEINHIVREIRKD, encoded by the coding sequence TTGAGCGTTGCAGAACATAAGCGAAATGCGCCAGATCATGTTTCAGTTATGGTGATTACGATTAGTGACACGAGAACAGAAGAGACGGATAAGAGTGGGAAGCTTATCATTGGAGCTTTAGAAGAAAACAACCATAAAGTTTCTTCCTATCGAATTGTAAAAGATGAAGCCGACCTCATTCAACAAGCTGTAAAAACAGGTGCTTCAGATAGAACAATCGATGCAATTATTTTAAATGGAGGAACTGGAATAGCTAAGCGTGATGTAACGATTGAGGCGATTTCAGAATTGCTTCATAAAGAGATTCCTGGGTTTGGAGAAATCTTTCGAATGCTCAGCTATACGGAAGACATAGGTTCAGCGGCAATCTTAAGTCGTGCGCTTGCAGGCATTTATGAGGACACTGCAATCTTTTCGATTCCTGGGTCCAGTGGAGCCGTTAAGCTCGCAATGAGCAAACTTATCATTCCAGAAATTAATCATATCGTCCGTGAAATTAGAAAGGATTGA
- a CDS encoding EcsC family protein gives MGWSKNEQQVWSTIEKWEQDYFTYVPTDFSRAYVRTFDEALNRFNPKIKDRALQTIDNLLFHLHSIILNAQFQQDTKQRVLLSAQAMNEDVEVFEDIQDCRIEQLRYIAQHQVAKHRLLSFAQGGLSGAGGLLFLGIDVPASIAAHLRSIQVIALSYGYPINKPYETLLALRVFHAATLPKEHQQEAWDQLISEVSDQSMDPYLFESEEVVADDKWMRHLVGLVGKGFLLFMLRKRLIQGIPLMGMVYGAATNYQLSRQITDFANHFYQKRWLLAKQN, from the coding sequence ATGGGATGGTCGAAAAACGAACAACAAGTATGGTCCACGATTGAAAAGTGGGAGCAGGACTACTTTACATATGTACCAACAGACTTCAGCCGAGCTTATGTGAGAACGTTTGATGAAGCACTTAATCGTTTTAATCCAAAAATTAAGGATCGGGCATTACAAACGATTGATAATTTACTTTTTCATTTGCATTCCATCATTTTGAATGCTCAGTTTCAACAGGATACGAAACAAAGAGTATTACTATCTGCTCAAGCGATGAATGAGGATGTAGAAGTATTTGAGGATATTCAAGATTGTAGAATTGAGCAGCTTAGATACATAGCGCAGCATCAAGTTGCAAAGCATAGATTACTTTCATTTGCACAAGGAGGATTAAGTGGTGCAGGTGGTCTCCTATTTTTAGGGATAGATGTGCCTGCAAGTATCGCAGCTCACCTAAGATCCATTCAGGTGATAGCACTTTCTTACGGGTATCCGATCAATAAACCTTATGAGACCTTGCTTGCACTTCGGGTGTTCCATGCCGCGACACTCCCAAAAGAACACCAACAAGAAGCGTGGGACCAGCTTATTAGTGAAGTTTCGGACCAATCAATGGATCCATATTTGTTTGAATCAGAAGAAGTTGTGGCAGACGATAAATGGATGAGACACCTTGTTGGATTAGTAGGGAAAGGATTCCTACTCTTCATGCTTCGGAAACGGTTGATTCAAGGTATCCCATTAATGGGAATGGTCTACGGAGCTGCTACAAATTATCAATTATCGAGACAAATCACAGATTTTGCGAATCACTTTTACCAAAAGAGATGGTTATTAGCGAAACAAAATTAA
- a CDS encoding acetate kinase: protein MQMILAINAGSSSLKFQLLRMPEETVVTKGLVERIGLPDSIFAIEVNGEKIKETIDIEDHGVAVKMLLNKLTAHNIIESYDEIEGIGHRVVHGGEKFNDSILITEEVIKEIEEVSDLAPLHNPANIVGIRAFKEILPNVPAVAVFDTAFHQTMPEQSFLYSLPYDYYKEFGIRKYGFHGTSHKYVSQRCAELLGRPIEQLRLISCHLGNGASIAAIEGGKSIDTSMGFTPLAGVTMGTRSGNIDPALIPYIMEKTGKTAEEVMNVLNKESGLLGVSGFSSDLRDIEKQAEEGNERAELALEVFAGRIHKYIGSYASKMHGIDAIVFTAGIGENSDVIRERVMKGLEFMGVYWDPALNKVRGKEAFLNYPHSPVKVMIIPTNEEVMIARDTVRKAQ, encoded by the coding sequence ATGCAAATGATACTGGCCATTAACGCCGGGAGTTCGTCACTGAAATTTCAGTTACTCAGAATGCCTGAAGAGACAGTAGTTACAAAAGGTCTTGTAGAAAGAATTGGTCTGCCTGATAGCATTTTTGCGATTGAAGTGAATGGTGAAAAAATAAAGGAAACAATTGATATTGAGGACCATGGTGTAGCCGTTAAGATGCTTTTGAACAAATTGACAGCACACAATATTATTGAATCATATGATGAAATTGAAGGAATTGGCCATCGTGTCGTTCATGGTGGAGAGAAGTTCAATGATTCGATATTAATAACTGAAGAAGTTATTAAAGAAATTGAAGAAGTATCTGACTTAGCACCGCTCCATAATCCGGCTAACATTGTTGGCATTCGAGCGTTTAAAGAAATTCTTCCGAATGTACCTGCAGTCGCAGTATTTGATACAGCATTCCATCAAACGATGCCTGAACAATCATTCTTGTATAGTTTGCCATATGATTATTACAAAGAATTTGGTATTCGCAAGTATGGATTCCACGGGACAAGCCATAAGTATGTCTCCCAAAGGTGTGCAGAACTACTCGGAAGACCAATTGAACAGCTTCGCTTGATTTCATGTCATCTTGGTAATGGTGCCAGTATCGCTGCGATTGAAGGCGGCAAATCAATTGATACATCTATGGGCTTTACCCCACTCGCAGGTGTTACGATGGGAACGCGTTCAGGGAACATTGACCCTGCATTGATCCCATACATTATGGAGAAAACAGGTAAAACAGCTGAAGAAGTGATGAATGTCCTGAATAAAGAAAGTGGATTACTTGGAGTTTCAGGATTTTCAAGTGACCTTCGTGATATTGAAAAGCAAGCAGAAGAAGGAAACGAACGAGCAGAGTTAGCATTGGAAGTATTCGCTGGTCGAATTCACAAGTACATCGGTTCCTATGCGTCTAAAATGCACGGTATTGATGCAATTGTATTTACTGCAGGAATCGGTGAAAATAGTGATGTTATTCGTGAACGTGTTATGAAAGGGCTTGAATTCATGGGCGTTTACTGGGATCCAGCACTAAATAAAGTCCGTGGGAAAGAAGCGTTCCTTAACTACCCACACTCGCCTGTAAAAGTAATGATCATCCCGACAAACGAAGAAGTAATGATTGCACGAGATACCGTACGAAAAGCGCAATAA
- a CDS encoding class I SAM-dependent methyltransferase produces MPEFQKVETFYRLLHETATLLSEKEQVTYLEGLVMTGEHLVQGAIPDRFDEQTKNDLLYKYQSLSLDDLSKEEIRKGFQLAILKGMQDGVQSHHAMTPDAVALFVGYLVEKTIGDKERVTMLDPAIGTGNLVSAILNQVKKPVYGYGSEVDETLIKLAYASLNAQEHDIQLYHQDSLKSLMIDPVDFVVTDLPVGYYPDDDTAAKYKLKADSGHSYAHHLMIEQALKHTKEGGFLFFLIPNFLFAGDEAKKLNSFLKEEAVIHGLLQLPLTMFKKEEHAKSIFFLQKKGEGIEPPKEALMAELPSFSEPKALQGIMVQIDNWFKNSFTG; encoded by the coding sequence ATGCCTGAATTTCAAAAGGTTGAAACATTTTATCGGCTGTTACATGAAACGGCAACGCTTCTCTCAGAGAAGGAACAAGTCACTTACCTTGAAGGGTTAGTAATGACGGGTGAACACCTCGTACAAGGTGCTATACCTGATCGATTTGATGAACAAACCAAGAATGATCTACTATATAAATATCAATCCCTTTCGCTTGATGACTTATCTAAGGAAGAAATTCGAAAAGGGTTTCAGTTAGCCATACTAAAAGGAATGCAAGATGGTGTTCAATCGCATCATGCAATGACTCCTGATGCGGTTGCACTCTTTGTTGGATACTTAGTTGAGAAAACAATCGGTGATAAGGAACGTGTCACGATGCTAGACCCAGCAATCGGAACAGGGAATCTTGTTTCAGCGATTCTTAATCAAGTGAAGAAGCCTGTATATGGCTATGGTTCAGAGGTTGATGAAACGTTGATAAAGCTTGCATATGCAAGCTTAAATGCGCAAGAGCATGACATTCAACTCTACCATCAAGATAGCTTGAAATCATTGATGATCGATCCGGTTGACTTTGTCGTAACAGATTTACCTGTAGGGTATTATCCAGATGACGATACAGCTGCAAAATACAAACTAAAAGCTGATTCTGGTCACTCTTACGCCCATCACTTGATGATCGAGCAAGCCTTGAAACATACAAAAGAAGGTGGATTTCTTTTCTTCTTAATTCCTAATTTCCTATTCGCAGGAGACGAGGCAAAGAAACTGAATAGCTTCCTGAAAGAAGAAGCGGTCATTCATGGTCTTTTACAGCTCCCTTTAACGATGTTCAAGAAAGAAGAGCACGCGAAAAGTATTTTCTTTTTACAGAAAAAAGGAGAAGGAATCGAGCCACCTAAAGAAGCATTGATGGCTGAACTTCCTAGTTTCAGTGAGCCTAAAGCTCTTCAGGGCATCATGGTTCAAATTGACAATTGGTTTAAGAATTCTTTTACTGGTTAA
- the tpx gene encoding thiol peroxidase, translated as MAAVTFKENPVTLLGNEVKVGDTAPDFTVLANDMSPVTLDDSKGSVRLISVVPSLDTGVCDQQTRKFNEEASKLDNVKILTVSVDLPMAQKRWCAAAGIENVQTLSDHRDLSFGKAYGVAIEELRLLARAVFVVDSNDKVTYVEYVSEATNHPDYEAAVEAAKSAK; from the coding sequence ATGGCAGCAGTAACATTTAAAGAAAATCCAGTGACACTATTAGGTAATGAAGTAAAAGTAGGGGATACAGCTCCAGATTTCACAGTATTAGCAAATGACATGTCACCCGTTACATTAGACGATTCAAAGGGAAGCGTTCGATTAATTAGCGTCGTGCCTTCTTTAGATACAGGTGTGTGTGATCAGCAAACGCGTAAGTTCAATGAAGAAGCATCAAAGCTTGATAACGTTAAAATATTGACGGTCAGTGTAGATTTACCAATGGCTCAAAAAAGATGGTGTGCAGCAGCAGGTATAGAAAACGTTCAAACGCTTTCTGACCACCGTGATCTTTCATTCGGTAAAGCCTACGGCGTTGCGATTGAGGAACTTCGTTTACTAGCACGAGCAGTATTCGTTGTTGATTCAAACGACAAAGTGACTTATGTTGAATATGTGAGTGAAGCAACAAATCACCCAGACTATGAGGCAGCAGTTGAAGCAGCTAAGTCTGCTAAGTAA